A stretch of Janibacter endophyticus DNA encodes these proteins:
- a CDS encoding multicopper oxidase family protein, whose product MHALTRRHVLLGGLGVATTAALTACASGEGASSTSTRAFGSPSPVSPAAGQKVVEKSLTARPVTLDLGGRTVSTWAYGDAAPGPLVRATAGDLLRVTLDNQLPTDTSIHWHGIRLRNAADGVPGQTQDPIAAGSRYVYEFTAPDPGTYFFHPHVGVQLDRGLYAPMVIDDPDEPGRYDAEWILVLDDWIDGTGTSPDEVLKKLVADGGPANGPMGGMDHGSMGHMGADPWGDAGDVTYPLFLINGRPPTDPEVLRAKPGQRVRLRIISAASDTIFTVALGGHRMSVTHTDGWPVEATDVDALYIGMGERYDAIVTLKDGVFPLVARPFGKTSGGQAMALVRTGSGAAPGAGTSPDELTGQVLIGSELQPAALAKLPPREPDAEAQLTLNGSMKPYRWGINGAPFGENEPLTVKAGQRLRINATNMTMMTHPLHLHGHTFALPSGLRKDTVLMAPMQSFAIDLDADNAGDWMIHCHNIYHAEVGMMIALNYVS is encoded by the coding sequence ATGCACGCACTGACCCGACGACACGTTCTCCTGGGTGGGCTGGGGGTGGCGACGACAGCGGCCCTGACCGCCTGCGCGAGCGGTGAAGGCGCGTCCAGCACCTCGACGCGCGCCTTCGGCTCCCCCAGTCCCGTCTCGCCGGCAGCGGGCCAGAAGGTCGTCGAGAAGTCGCTGACGGCCCGGCCCGTCACCCTGGACCTGGGAGGACGAACGGTCAGCACGTGGGCCTACGGTGACGCAGCACCCGGTCCCTTGGTTCGGGCCACCGCAGGGGACCTCCTGCGGGTCACCCTGGACAACCAGCTGCCCACCGACACCTCGATCCACTGGCACGGCATCCGGCTGCGCAACGCCGCCGACGGGGTGCCGGGTCAGACCCAGGACCCCATCGCTGCTGGATCGAGGTACGTGTACGAGTTCACCGCCCCCGACCCCGGCACCTACTTCTTCCACCCTCATGTCGGTGTCCAGCTCGACCGGGGCCTCTACGCGCCGATGGTCATCGACGACCCGGACGAGCCCGGCCGCTACGACGCCGAGTGGATCCTGGTGCTCGACGACTGGATCGACGGCACCGGCACCAGCCCGGACGAGGTCCTGAAGAAGCTCGTGGCCGACGGCGGCCCCGCCAACGGCCCCATGGGCGGCATGGACCACGGCTCCATGGGTCACATGGGCGCCGACCCCTGGGGAGATGCCGGTGATGTGACCTACCCGCTGTTCCTGATCAACGGGCGGCCACCGACCGACCCGGAGGTCCTTCGGGCCAAGCCCGGGCAGCGGGTGCGTCTGCGGATCATCAGCGCCGCCTCCGACACGATCTTCACCGTCGCTCTCGGCGGGCACCGGATGAGCGTCACCCACACCGACGGGTGGCCGGTCGAGGCGACCGACGTGGACGCTCTCTACATCGGGATGGGCGAACGCTACGACGCGATCGTCACCCTCAAGGACGGGGTCTTTCCCCTGGTGGCCAGGCCGTTCGGCAAGACCAGCGGCGGCCAGGCCATGGCCCTGGTCCGCACCGGGAGCGGGGCCGCTCCCGGTGCGGGCACCAGCCCGGACGAGCTGACCGGGCAGGTCCTCATCGGCTCCGAGCTGCAACCTGCGGCCTTAGCAAAGCTGCCGCCCCGGGAACCGGACGCCGAAGCACAGCTGACCCTCAACGGCTCGATGAAGCCCTACCGGTGGGGCATCAACGGCGCACCGTTTGGAGAGAACGAGCCCTTGACGGTCAAGGCCGGTCAGCGACTCCGGATCAACGCGACAAACATGACGATGATGACCCACCCGCTGCACCTGCACGGGCACACCTTCGCCCTGCCCTCCGGGCTGCGGAAAGACACCGTGCTCATGGCCCCGATGCAGTCCTTCGCCATCGACCTGGACGCCGACAACGCCGGGGACTGGATGATCCACTGCCACAACATCTACCACGCAGAGGTCGGGATGATGATCGCCCTGAACTACGTCTCATGA
- a CDS encoding DUF305 domain-containing protein produces the protein MSSLTKRASLLAAAGALTVGTLAACSNTSDDSMRGMDHNATPMSSSTSGATTGSSSDAARQGDVMFAQMMIPHHEQAIEMADIALSKSSASSEVDALATEIKKAQDPEITTMREWLTSWGAPTSAPTGMDHGSGMMSETDMEELKSAEGKSFDQMWITMMISHHKGAVSMAEQVLTTTENPEVEQMAKAIIKAQKSEIATMEDLL, from the coding sequence ATGTCCAGCCTCACCAAGCGCGCCTCGCTGCTGGCAGCAGCAGGAGCCCTGACCGTCGGCACGCTCGCCGCCTGCTCGAACACCAGTGACGACTCCATGCGCGGCATGGACCACAACGCCACCCCCATGAGCAGCAGCACCAGCGGCGCCACCACCGGCAGCAGCTCGGACGCTGCCAGGCAGGGAGATGTCATGTTCGCCCAGATGATGATCCCCCACCACGAGCAGGCCATCGAGATGGCGGACATCGCCCTGTCCAAGTCCAGCGCCTCCAGCGAGGTCGACGCGCTGGCCACCGAGATCAAGAAGGCCCAGGACCCGGAGATCACCACCATGCGTGAATGGCTGACCTCGTGGGGTGCCCCGACCTCGGCACCGACCGGCATGGACCACGGCAGCGGCATGATGAGCGAGACCGACATGGAGGAGCTCAAGAGCGCCGAGGGCAAGAGCTTCGACCAGATGTGGATCACGATGATGATCAGTCACCACAAGGGCGCAGTGTCCATGGCCGAGCAGGTCCTGACCACCACCGAGAACCCGGAGGTGGAGCAGATGGCCAAGGCGATCATCAAGGCCCAGAAGTCCGAGATCGCCACCATGGAAGACCTGCTCTGA
- the istA gene encoding IS21 family transposase translates to MKNMREELDIITAYERVGTYRGAADICGTTHKTVKRVVERHAAGQARPVRAPRPANYEAVRTLVAQDVKDTRGRISAKRLLPKARAAGYTGSARNFRRLVAEEKKAWRAERGRRHRPASWSPGEHLVIDWGVIQGVHVFCAVLAWSRFRFVRFAADEKASTTMAMLAECFEVLGGTPKVVLADRMGCLKGGVVANRVVPTPDYVRFATHYRFRPDFCEAADPESKGMVEALVRYGKDDLALPLLLEHARAVGADDLAVGAAAVLADLDGANRAAAAWCAQVNAQVHSETCAVPDQRLATEVELLTELPSLRPVIGPAPVTRKVDKLSTIRLGSARYSVPTGLIGTSVGVLVEGTRVLVLDPATGEVHAEHPLVAPGEASVLDEHYGGARPTTPVRAIRPRSAAEKEFCALGPAAEAFIAGAAAAGHTRLGPELAELNTLTAAHGHAAMVAALERATAFGRWRAADVRSILAAGTGVPTPRPAGDALVIDLPTAAGRSLAEYAPTSSKAVSS, encoded by the coding sequence TTGAAGAACATGAGGGAAGAGTTGGACATCATCACCGCCTACGAGAGGGTGGGCACCTACCGTGGCGCTGCGGACATCTGCGGCACCACCCACAAGACCGTCAAGCGGGTCGTCGAACGGCACGCCGCCGGGCAGGCCCGCCCGGTGCGGGCGCCGCGGCCGGCGAACTACGAGGCCGTGCGCACGCTGGTGGCCCAGGACGTCAAAGACACACGTGGCCGGATCAGCGCCAAACGGCTGCTGCCGAAGGCGCGGGCGGCTGGGTACACCGGCTCGGCCCGTAACTTCCGCCGCCTGGTCGCCGAGGAGAAGAAGGCCTGGCGAGCCGAGCGCGGCCGCCGGCACCGGCCGGCGTCCTGGTCCCCGGGTGAGCACCTGGTCATCGACTGGGGCGTCATCCAGGGCGTGCACGTCTTCTGTGCGGTGCTGGCCTGGTCGAGGTTCCGGTTCGTCCGCTTCGCCGCCGACGAGAAGGCCTCGACGACGATGGCCATGCTGGCCGAGTGCTTCGAGGTCCTCGGCGGCACGCCGAAGGTGGTGCTGGCCGACCGGATGGGCTGCCTCAAAGGTGGCGTGGTCGCCAACCGGGTCGTGCCCACGCCGGACTATGTCCGCTTCGCCACCCACTACCGGTTCCGGCCCGACTTCTGTGAGGCGGCCGACCCGGAGTCCAAGGGCATGGTCGAGGCGCTGGTGCGCTACGGCAAGGACGACCTGGCCCTGCCACTGCTGCTGGAGCACGCCCGCGCCGTCGGTGCCGACGACCTGGCCGTCGGTGCCGCGGCCGTCCTGGCCGACCTGGACGGCGCCAACCGAGCCGCGGCCGCCTGGTGCGCGCAGGTCAACGCGCAGGTCCACTCCGAGACCTGCGCGGTCCCGGACCAGCGGCTGGCCACCGAGGTCGAGCTGCTCACCGAGCTGCCCTCGCTGCGCCCGGTCATCGGGCCGGCGCCGGTCACCCGCAAGGTCGACAAGCTGTCCACCATCCGGCTGGGTTCAGCGCGGTACTCCGTGCCGACCGGCCTGATCGGCACGTCTGTGGGTGTGCTCGTCGAGGGCACCCGGGTGCTGGTCCTGGACCCCGCTACCGGGGAGGTGCATGCCGAGCACCCCCTGGTCGCGCCGGGTGAGGCCTCGGTGCTGGACGAGCACTACGGCGGTGCTCGTCCCACCACGCCGGTGCGGGCGATCCGTCCCCGGAGCGCGGCGGAGAAGGAGTTCTGCGCGCTCGGCCCGGCGGCGGAGGCGTTCATCGCCGGCGCCGCGGCGGCTGGGCACACCCGCCTCGGACCAGAGCTGGCCGAGCTGAACACGCTGACCGCTGCCCACGGCCATGCGGCGATGGTCGCCGCGCTGGAAAGAGCGACCGCGTTCGGGCGGTGGCGTGCGGCCGATGTCCGCTCGATCCTGGCCGCCGGCACCGGGGTACCCACACCCCGCCCGGCCGGGGACGCGCTGGTCATCGACCTGCCCACAGCCGCGGGACGGTCGCTGGCCGAGTACGCCCCGACCAGCAGCAAGGCGGTGTCCTCGTGA
- a CDS encoding heavy-metal-associated domain-containing protein: MWILDVQGMHCQKCNMRVSQTLQEVKGVAKVVIDNPQRPSTPVLVTAAQPLTRSEVEAAIESAGFRCSHIPDVQQ, translated from the coding sequence GTGTGGATCCTGGACGTACAAGGGATGCACTGCCAGAAATGCAACATGCGCGTATCCCAAACCCTCCAAGAGGTTAAGGGTGTAGCCAAGGTGGTCATTGACAACCCTCAGCGGCCCTCCACCCCCGTCCTCGTCACCGCCGCCCAACCGCTCACTCGTTCAGAGGTAGAAGCCGCGATCGAGTCCGCCGGCTTCAGATGCTCACACATCCCCGACGTGCAGCAGTGA
- a CDS encoding tyrosine-type recombinase/integrase, which produces MARRRRGFGTIVPERSGRYRARYADPEGRTRITKHGNTAPLLHRAPHTFDTREDAEAWLTDERRLISSGRWSPPASRHKAALAAEGEEERNTFSRYARAWLAGRHELRASTRASYTTAIERHLIPAFGDTPLADVTVSAVRAWFASYEDRTPTARAHAYQVLGAIMAQAEDDELIARSPVRVKAGGRSRVRREPEVLTRAELFALADAMPEKHRALTLICGMCGLRFGEAVALRRRDVNLEQRTLTVSRAK; this is translated from the coding sequence ATGGCTAGGCGACGCAGAGGCTTCGGCACGATCGTCCCCGAGCGCTCCGGCCGCTACAGGGCTCGGTATGCCGACCCCGAGGGCCGGACCCGCATCACCAAGCACGGAAACACTGCCCCTCTCCTTCATCGAGCCCCGCATACCTTCGACACCCGGGAAGACGCAGAGGCATGGCTCACTGATGAACGTCGCCTGATCAGCTCGGGACGATGGTCTCCGCCGGCTTCTCGGCACAAGGCTGCTCTTGCGGCAGAAGGCGAAGAGGAACGCAACACCTTCTCGCGCTATGCCCGGGCCTGGCTGGCAGGACGTCACGAGCTGCGAGCCTCAACCAGGGCGAGCTACACCACGGCGATCGAACGACACCTGATCCCCGCCTTCGGAGACACCCCCCTCGCTGACGTCACGGTCTCGGCCGTCCGCGCGTGGTTCGCGTCGTACGAGGACCGGACCCCTACCGCTCGAGCGCACGCTTACCAGGTCCTCGGCGCGATCATGGCGCAGGCCGAGGATGACGAGCTCATCGCCCGCTCTCCCGTGCGAGTCAAAGCGGGAGGGCGTTCTCGGGTCAGGCGGGAGCCCGAGGTCCTGACCCGAGCCGAACTCTTTGCCCTCGCTGACGCGATGCCAGAAAAGCACCGCGCGCTGACGCTGATCTGTGGAATGTGCGGTCTGCGGTTCGGCGAAGCCGTCGCACTTCGTCGACGCGACGTCAACCTCGAGCAGCGCACCCTGACGGTGTCAAGGGCCAAGTGA
- a CDS encoding F510_1955 family glycosylhydrolase yields MSGSPTAAPAQPLAITHIHAITRDPKSGELLLATHQGLFRQVDGQLRKAGPVIDLMGFAVGSDGTYYASGHPGVGVDLPQPVGLITSTDGGASWEVASRGGESDFHALTAGPGTVTGFDGALRTTTDNKTWTTHPIPAPPRDVAAAPKKGTLLATTSSGLLTSTDGGQSWTTLAPPEPAVLAAWADDTTAVIATTSGRLATSSDAGSTWTLHPDSIGTTEALSAHRTSDGQLEILAVVDNKVIRTTNAGASTETLVQ; encoded by the coding sequence GTGTCGGGGTCTCCCACGGCGGCACCAGCCCAGCCGCTCGCCATCACACACATCCACGCGATCACCCGGGACCCCAAGAGCGGCGAGCTGCTGCTGGCCACCCACCAGGGCCTCTTCCGCCAGGTCGACGGACAGCTGCGCAAGGCCGGCCCTGTCATCGACCTGATGGGCTTCGCCGTCGGATCCGACGGGACCTACTACGCCTCCGGGCACCCCGGTGTCGGAGTCGACCTGCCGCAGCCGGTCGGACTGATCACCTCCACCGACGGCGGCGCCTCCTGGGAGGTCGCTTCCCGAGGTGGAGAGTCCGACTTCCACGCCCTGACCGCCGGCCCGGGCACGGTGACAGGCTTCGACGGCGCCCTGCGCACCACCACGGACAACAAGACCTGGACCACGCATCCGATCCCGGCACCGCCACGAGACGTGGCGGCCGCCCCCAAGAAGGGGACCCTGCTGGCCACGACGAGCTCCGGACTGCTCACCAGCACCGACGGCGGGCAGTCCTGGACCACGCTGGCACCGCCCGAGCCCGCGGTCCTGGCGGCATGGGCCGACGACACAACCGCCGTCATCGCCACCACCAGCGGCAGGCTGGCCACCAGCAGCGACGCCGGATCGACCTGGACCCTGCACCCGGACAGCATCGGCACCACCGAGGCACTCTCGGCCCACCGGACCTCGGATGGGCAGCTGGAGATCCTCGCCGTCGTCGACAACAAGGTCATCCGCACCACCAACGCCGGCGCGAGCACGGAGACCCTCGTCCAGTAG
- a CDS encoding ABC transporter ATP-binding protein — MPTLECPRLEVDEVTVSVGRQQILLPVSVVVESGTALAVRGENGSGKTTLLRCVAGMQRPSAGRVLLDGQVVDERARATRRRISALLGASATYSDLTVYEHLLLIDASWGGQKETLEERIDNVLDGLRIGGYADRFPHELSSGQRHLVDIGLVLFRPADLLVLDEPEQRLDADRRALVARLLRERVDAGTTMVIATHDPGVAAAACDDEITLLASDSGADRGAS, encoded by the coding sequence GTGCCGACGCTGGAGTGTCCCCGTCTCGAGGTCGACGAGGTGACTGTGTCGGTAGGGCGGCAGCAGATCCTTCTGCCGGTGAGCGTGGTCGTCGAGTCCGGTACTGCGCTGGCTGTCCGTGGAGAGAACGGGTCGGGCAAGACCACCTTGCTGCGCTGCGTGGCGGGGATGCAGCGGCCGAGTGCAGGGCGGGTCCTGCTCGACGGCCAGGTCGTGGACGAGCGAGCACGCGCCACGCGCCGGCGGATCTCAGCGCTGCTGGGCGCGTCGGCCACCTACTCCGACCTGACAGTCTACGAGCATCTCCTGCTGATCGACGCTTCGTGGGGCGGGCAGAAGGAGACCCTCGAGGAGCGCATCGACAACGTCTTGGACGGGCTGAGGATCGGTGGCTACGCCGACCGGTTCCCGCACGAGCTCTCCTCCGGTCAGCGGCACCTCGTCGACATCGGGCTCGTTCTCTTCCGTCCCGCGGACCTGCTGGTGCTCGATGAGCCGGAGCAGCGGCTCGACGCTGATCGGCGGGCGCTCGTGGCGCGGCTTCTCAGGGAGCGGGTCGACGCCGGGACCACCATGGTCATCGCCACGCACGACCCCGGTGTGGCCGCCGCGGCATGCGATGACGAGATCACCCTCCTGGCGTCCGACTCGGGGGCGGATCGGGGCGCATCCTGA
- a CDS encoding heavy metal translocating P-type ATPase → MTEHQHQHQHQQGDHAPAEVLVQDPVCGMSIDPATSLSTEHDNRLYHFCSERCQATFTADPDTYTDAAPGNAAQPSPPQAADDEAVEWTCPMHPEIRRDAPGACPICGMALEPVTIRADSGPSPELADMTRRFWVATALTIPVVFLEMGRHFIPWLHERIPGPTAIWLQLLLGTPVVLWAGWPFFTRGWASVRSRNLNMFTLIAMGTGIAWLFSIVATLLPGIFPDSFRSEDGTVDVYFEAAAVITTLVLLGQVLELRAREQTSGAIKALLDLSPKTARRITSDGRDEEVPLDQVQLGDRLRVRPGEAVPVDGTVEEGRSAVDESLVTGESMPVTKEDGDTVIGGTINGSGGLVMVAEKVGRDTMLARIVAMVADAQRSRAPIQRMADKVSGIFVPIVIAVAVVAFIAWAVLGPDPKLAHALIVAVAVLIIACPCALGLATPMSIMVGVGRGASLGVLIKNAEALERMEKVDTLVVDKTGTLTEGRPTVTAVVTTDGRSQEDLLRIAAGVERASEHPLAQAIVAAANEKNLTIPDVTDFDSPVGRGVLGTVEGQRITIGSATFLTSEGIDAKGLSERADDLRGDGATVIHIGVDGQPAGLFAIADPVKKTTPEALSALRKEGIDVVMLTGDNRVTAQAVAKTLGIEHVEAEVLPDHKSDIVSKLRGQGHVVAMAGDGINDAPALAAADVGIAMGSGTDVAMESASVTLLKGDLNGIVRARRLSEKTMSNIRQNLFLAFIYNVLGIPVAAGVLYPIFGLLLSPIIAAAAMALSSVSVITNALRLRSQNIT, encoded by the coding sequence ATGACCGAGCACCAGCACCAGCACCAGCACCAGCAGGGCGATCACGCCCCCGCCGAGGTCCTCGTCCAGGACCCGGTGTGCGGGATGAGCATCGACCCAGCGACCTCGCTGAGCACCGAGCACGACAACCGCCTGTACCACTTCTGCTCGGAGCGCTGCCAGGCGACCTTCACCGCGGACCCGGACACGTACACGGATGCAGCGCCTGGCAACGCCGCCCAACCCTCGCCGCCGCAAGCCGCCGACGACGAGGCCGTCGAGTGGACCTGCCCGATGCACCCCGAGATCCGCCGGGACGCCCCAGGAGCGTGCCCGATCTGCGGGATGGCCCTCGAGCCAGTCACGATCAGGGCCGACAGCGGTCCCAGCCCAGAGCTGGCCGACATGACCCGCAGATTCTGGGTCGCCACCGCCCTCACCATCCCCGTCGTCTTCCTCGAGATGGGACGCCACTTCATCCCATGGCTGCACGAGAGGATCCCCGGCCCGACAGCCATCTGGCTGCAGCTCCTTCTTGGCACACCCGTGGTCCTGTGGGCAGGCTGGCCGTTCTTCACCCGCGGCTGGGCATCGGTGCGTAGCCGCAACCTGAACATGTTCACGCTGATCGCGATGGGAACCGGCATCGCATGGCTGTTCAGCATCGTCGCCACCCTCTTGCCTGGCATCTTCCCGGACTCGTTCCGGAGCGAGGACGGGACGGTCGACGTCTACTTCGAGGCCGCGGCCGTCATCACCACCCTCGTCCTGCTCGGGCAGGTTCTCGAGCTGCGCGCCAGGGAACAGACCTCGGGAGCCATCAAGGCCCTGCTGGACCTGAGCCCGAAGACCGCTCGCCGCATCACCAGCGACGGCCGTGATGAAGAGGTGCCCCTGGACCAGGTCCAGCTCGGGGACCGACTTCGAGTCCGCCCCGGTGAAGCAGTCCCCGTCGACGGAACCGTCGAAGAAGGCCGCTCAGCGGTCGACGAATCCCTGGTCACCGGCGAGTCGATGCCAGTGACCAAGGAAGACGGAGACACCGTCATCGGAGGCACCATCAACGGCAGCGGCGGGCTGGTCATGGTCGCTGAGAAGGTCGGACGCGACACCATGCTCGCCCGCATCGTGGCCATGGTCGCCGACGCACAGCGATCCCGCGCCCCCATCCAGCGCATGGCCGACAAGGTCTCGGGCATCTTCGTGCCCATCGTCATCGCCGTCGCCGTTGTCGCCTTTATCGCCTGGGCAGTGCTCGGACCCGACCCCAAGCTCGCCCATGCGCTCATCGTCGCCGTGGCCGTGCTCATCATCGCCTGCCCCTGCGCCCTGGGACTGGCCACACCCATGTCGATCATGGTCGGCGTCGGCCGCGGCGCCAGCCTCGGGGTCCTGATCAAGAACGCCGAAGCCCTCGAACGCATGGAGAAGGTCGACACCCTCGTCGTCGACAAGACCGGCACCCTGACCGAAGGCAGACCGACCGTCACCGCCGTGGTCACCACCGACGGGCGCAGCCAAGAGGACCTGCTTCGCATCGCGGCCGGAGTCGAACGCGCCTCCGAGCACCCCCTGGCACAAGCCATCGTCGCGGCCGCGAACGAGAAGAACCTGACTATCCCAGACGTCACCGACTTCGACTCCCCGGTCGGGCGAGGCGTCCTTGGCACAGTCGAGGGCCAGCGAATCACCATCGGCAGCGCCACCTTCCTCACCTCCGAGGGCATCGACGCCAAGGGCCTGAGCGAACGCGCCGACGACCTCCGCGGCGACGGGGCGACCGTCATCCACATCGGAGTCGACGGACAGCCTGCGGGCCTTTTCGCCATCGCCGACCCGGTCAAGAAGACCACGCCAGAAGCACTGAGCGCGCTCCGGAAGGAAGGCATCGACGTAGTCATGCTCACCGGCGACAACCGCGTCACCGCGCAGGCCGTCGCCAAGACCCTCGGCATCGAGCACGTCGAGGCCGAAGTCCTGCCCGACCACAAGAGCGACATCGTCAGCAAGCTTCGCGGCCAAGGTCACGTCGTCGCCATGGCCGGTGACGGCATCAACGACGCCCCCGCCCTCGCGGCAGCCGACGTCGGCATCGCCATGGGGTCAGGCACCGACGTTGCCATGGAGAGCGCCAGCGTCACCCTCCTCAAGGGTGACCTCAACGGCATCGTCCGTGCGCGACGCCTCTCCGAGAAGACGATGTCCAACATCCGCCAGAACCTGTTCCTGGCCTTCATCTACAACGTCCTCGGAATCCCCGTGGCCGCCGGAGTCCTGTACCCCATCTTCGGGCTCCTGCTCTCGCCGATCATCGCCGCAGCAGCCATGGCCCTCTCCAGCGTCAGCGTCATCACCAACGCGCTGCGCCTACGCAGCCAGAACATCACCTGA
- a CDS encoding tyrosine-type recombinase/integrase, with the protein MDMTVARTATRADGKKSTGPPKTAAGRRTVAMPPSVTEALRVHLANQPVSGRDALIFPGANGELLAPTALYGREARIERRGRKKYVKKAYGFFAAREAIGRPDLNWHDLRRTAATLGAQAGATVREMQHRLGHATGDMALYYQRATADRDRAVADALDAGADDEAPTPLRKGSEKQSR; encoded by the coding sequence ATGGACATGACGGTCGCCCGCACCGCAACCCGCGCCGACGGCAAGAAGTCCACAGGCCCTCCCAAGACGGCTGCCGGCCGACGAACAGTGGCCATGCCACCGAGTGTCACTGAGGCATTACGAGTACACCTGGCGAACCAACCCGTCTCGGGTCGAGATGCGCTGATCTTCCCTGGGGCAAACGGTGAACTCCTGGCACCAACCGCCCTGTACGGCAGAGAAGCCCGCATCGAGCGCCGAGGCCGGAAGAAGTACGTCAAGAAGGCCTACGGATTCTTCGCCGCCCGGGAAGCCATCGGCCGCCCAGACCTCAACTGGCACGACCTGAGACGGACCGCTGCCACCCTCGGTGCACAAGCTGGTGCCACCGTCCGCGAGATGCAGCACCGGCTCGGACATGCGACTGGTGACATGGCGCTCTACTACCAACGAGCGACGGCAGACCGGGACCGCGCTGTCGCGGACGCACTCGATGCAGGCGCCGACGACGAGGCGCCCACTCCCCTACGGAAAGGCAGCGAGAAACAGAGCCGCTAG
- the istB gene encoding IS21-like element helper ATPase IstB: MSTTAPPLDADLTAGLRRLKLAAMRQLAPELLVTAKTQRWAPEEVLRALVEAEIAARDASNERARLKAAAFPVLKTLEEFDLAASSIPAPTWAYLTSLEWVRAKENLALIGPAGTGKSHTLIALGHAAVTAGHRVRYLTAADLVETLYRGLADNTVGKVIEALLRNDVVLVDEIGFAPLDDTGAQLLFRFVAAAYERRSLGIASHHSFEDWGRFLPEHTTAVSMLDRLLHHATTVVTNGQSYRMRQARQRRGGEHLSQ, from the coding sequence GTGAGCACCACCGCGCCACCGCTGGATGCGGACCTGACCGCCGGGCTGCGCCGGCTCAAGCTGGCCGCGATGCGTCAGCTCGCGCCCGAGCTACTGGTGACGGCCAAGACCCAACGCTGGGCGCCCGAGGAGGTGCTGCGGGCCCTCGTCGAGGCCGAGATCGCCGCCCGCGACGCCTCGAACGAGCGAGCACGGCTCAAAGCCGCGGCCTTCCCGGTGCTCAAGACACTCGAGGAGTTCGACCTGGCCGCCTCCTCCATCCCGGCACCGACCTGGGCCTACCTGACGTCCCTGGAGTGGGTCCGGGCCAAGGAGAACCTCGCGCTCATCGGCCCGGCCGGGACCGGCAAGTCGCACACCCTGATCGCGCTGGGGCACGCCGCGGTCACCGCCGGGCACCGGGTGCGATACCTCACGGCGGCCGACCTGGTCGAGACGCTCTACCGCGGCCTGGCCGACAACACCGTCGGCAAGGTCATCGAGGCCCTGCTGCGCAACGACGTCGTCCTGGTCGACGAGATCGGCTTCGCCCCGCTGGACGACACCGGCGCCCAGCTGCTCTTCCGGTTCGTCGCCGCCGCCTACGAACGCCGATCCCTCGGCATCGCCTCCCACCACTCCTTCGAGGACTGGGGCCGGTTCCTGCCCGAGCACACCACCGCCGTGTCCATGCTCGACCGGCTGCTGCACCACGCCACCACCGTGGTTACCAACGGCCAGTCCTACCGCATGCGACAAGCCCGTCAGCGCCGAGGAGGTGAGCACCTGAGCCAGTGA